A single Tuberibacillus sp. Marseille-P3662 DNA region contains:
- the fumC gene encoding class II fumarate hydratase encodes MSNRIEKDTIGEIEVPEDKHWRAQTQRSFQNFKIGDEKMPEGVIRGFAYLKKACAIVNNEKDKLDHDKKDAIVAACDEILEGKLNDHFPLVVWQTGSGTQSNMNVNEVVSFRGTEMLKEKGSDKTIHPNDDVNMGQSSNDTFPTAMHIAAVLSVKRQLIPAIEKLAGTFKNKSEAFNDVVKIGRTHLQDATPLTLGQEISGWYTMLETSLESVRQTVDHLRELAIGGTAVGTGLNTPKDFGEKVAATLTELIGEEFRSAPNKFHALTSHDSITNTHGVLNSLAGDLMKIANDVRWLASGPRSGIGEITIPANEPGSSIMPGKVNPTQAEALTMVATQIMGNQTTISVANSQGNFELNVFKPVIVYNFLQSVRLLTDGMHSFNDNCAVGIEPDHDRIKQHLTNSLMLVTALNPHIGYENAAKIAKQAHAEGLTLKEAAVKSGILTEEQFEEYVNPQDMV; translated from the coding sequence ATGAGTAATCGTATTGAAAAGGATACCATCGGAGAAATCGAGGTTCCAGAAGACAAACACTGGCGCGCCCAGACTCAGCGAAGCTTTCAAAACTTCAAAATCGGCGATGAAAAAATGCCAGAGGGCGTTATCAGAGGATTCGCTTATCTAAAAAAAGCGTGCGCCATCGTCAACAACGAGAAAGACAAGCTTGACCATGACAAAAAAGATGCCATTGTTGCCGCTTGTGACGAAATACTTGAAGGCAAGTTAAATGACCACTTTCCGCTTGTCGTTTGGCAAACAGGGAGCGGAACGCAAAGTAACATGAACGTTAATGAGGTCGTATCCTTCCGGGGCACAGAAATGCTTAAGGAAAAAGGCAGCGACAAAACGATTCATCCGAACGATGATGTGAACATGGGACAGAGTTCAAATGACACTTTCCCAACCGCTATGCATATTGCCGCCGTTTTATCGGTCAAAAGGCAACTGATCCCTGCCATTGAAAAACTCGCTGGTACTTTTAAGAACAAATCTGAAGCATTTAATGATGTGGTTAAAATTGGTCGGACGCATCTACAGGACGCCACACCATTAACGCTCGGTCAAGAAATCAGCGGCTGGTATACCATGCTGGAAACATCGCTTGAAAGTGTCCGACAGACTGTGGATCATCTACGTGAATTGGCAATCGGCGGGACAGCAGTTGGTACCGGCCTTAATACTCCGAAAGATTTTGGTGAAAAAGTGGCAGCGACGCTGACTGAGCTGATCGGTGAAGAATTCCGGAGCGCCCCCAACAAATTTCATGCGTTGACAAGCCATGATTCGATCACAAATACACATGGGGTTTTAAATTCTCTAGCCGGCGATCTTATGAAAATAGCCAATGACGTTCGCTGGTTAGCCAGCGGTCCGCGCTCAGGCATCGGCGAAATTACAATTCCGGCCAACGAACCGGGCAGCTCCATCATGCCAGGCAAAGTCAATCCAACCCAAGCCGAAGCCTTAACCATGGTTGCTACTCAAATTATGGGTAACCAAACAACAATCAGTGTGGCCAACAGCCAAGGTAACTTTGAACTTAATGTCTTCAAGCCCGTGATTGTTTATAATTTCTTGCAATCGGTACGCTTGCTAACCGATGGGATGCACTCTTTTAATGACAATTGTGCTGTCGGTATTGAGCCCGATCATGATCGCATCAAGCAACATTTAACGAATTCCTTAATGCTTGTTACAGCATTAAATCCACATATTGGCTATGAGAACGCAGCAAAAATCGCCAAACAAGCCCACGCTGAAGGATTAACACTTAAAGAAGCTGCAGTAAAAAGTGGCATCTTAACCGAAGAACAATTTGAGGAATACGTCAATCCTCAAGATATGGTTTAA
- a CDS encoding YqaA family protein, translating into MHQWIEAMADFFLKFDIWGLMIVAFTESSFFLVPPDVLLIPLALANPSSALLYALVTTVSSVAGALLGWWIGRLFGRKILAKFVSDDKIDLTEGYFKKYGGASLAIAGFTPVPYKIFTIISGIFRVAIPQVIIWSLIGRGVRFFAEGLLITFYGEEAKRLINDYLGTVSLAVVIVGVIGYTIYRLIKRNRFNP; encoded by the coding sequence ATGCATCAATGGATTGAAGCCATGGCTGATTTTTTCTTGAAATTTGATATTTGGGGACTTATGATTGTTGCTTTCACTGAGTCATCATTTTTCCTCGTGCCTCCAGATGTGTTACTGATTCCGCTAGCGTTAGCGAACCCATCCTCAGCACTGTTGTATGCGCTCGTAACGACCGTATCTTCAGTTGCAGGGGCACTGTTGGGTTGGTGGATCGGCCGGCTGTTTGGAAGGAAGATTTTAGCCAAATTTGTATCGGATGATAAAATTGATTTAACGGAAGGTTACTTTAAAAAGTATGGCGGTGCTTCACTCGCGATTGCCGGATTTACACCTGTCCCATATAAGATCTTCACGATTATATCGGGCATATTTAGAGTCGCGATACCGCAAGTGATTATATGGTCACTGATCGGTCGCGGGGTTCGCTTTTTTGCAGAAGGTCTATTAATTACATTTTATGGTGAGGAAGCGAAACGATTGATTAACGACTATCTCGGAACCGTATCTCTTGCTGTTGTGATTGTAGGAGTGATCGGCTATACGATTTACCGACTAATTAAGCGAAATCGCTTTAATCCTTAG
- a CDS encoding cation diffusion facilitator family transporter: MSQDYRDIKTGEKGAVISIIAYIFLSVIKLVIGTFSGSEALRADGLNNTTDIIASVAVLVGLKISRKPPDEDHPYGHWRSEQVASLIASFIMMTVGLQVLYQAFLSVIGDRHQSPDWLSAWTALGAAVVMYGVYWYNRRLAEQVNSQSLMAAAKDNRSDAWVSIGAAVGIIGSQFGLPWLDPVTAIIVGLLICKTAWDIFKESSHRLTDGFDENQLTAYKQTIFRVPGVKEIGNIKARTYGSNVIVDVVIHVNPELDVKRSHDITQEVEKALINQYDIMDAQVHVEPKE, translated from the coding sequence GTGAGTCAAGATTATCGGGATATAAAGACAGGGGAAAAAGGGGCGGTTATCAGTATCATCGCCTACATATTTTTGTCTGTCATTAAATTAGTTATTGGTACATTTTCAGGTTCTGAAGCCCTTAGAGCTGATGGATTAAATAATACGACAGACATTATTGCATCAGTGGCCGTTTTAGTTGGATTGAAAATTTCGCGGAAGCCACCTGATGAGGATCATCCTTATGGTCACTGGCGTTCTGAACAAGTGGCATCACTGATTGCATCATTTATTATGATGACGGTTGGCTTACAAGTATTATATCAAGCATTTCTATCGGTCATTGGTGATAGGCATCAGTCGCCGGATTGGCTCTCCGCTTGGACGGCTCTGGGAGCAGCAGTGGTTATGTATGGTGTTTATTGGTATAATCGCAGGCTAGCAGAGCAAGTCAACAGTCAATCCTTAATGGCAGCAGCTAAAGATAACCGATCAGATGCATGGGTGAGTATCGGTGCGGCTGTCGGGATTATCGGTTCGCAATTTGGTTTGCCATGGTTAGATCCCGTGACGGCGATTATTGTCGGGCTGCTTATATGTAAAACAGCCTGGGATATATTTAAGGAATCGTCTCATCGACTCACGGATGGTTTTGATGAAAACCAATTAACAGCCTATAAACAAACCATTTTTAGGGTTCCTGGTGTCAAAGAGATCGGGAATATTAAGGCGAGGACGTACGGCAGCAACGTGATTGTTGATGTTGTCATTCACGTTAATCCTGAACTTGATGTCAAAAGGAGTCACGATATTACTCAAGAAGTCGAAAAGGCTTTGATCAATCAATATGATATCATGGATGCTCAAGTCCATGTTGAACCTAAGGAATAA
- a CDS encoding efflux RND transporter permease subunit: protein MKISQFSIKRPVFTLVTMFIFIILGIVSVIGTPLKLIPSINPPVGAVVASYPSAGPTEVVEEVSKPLEDNLSTISGLKSISSTSQEGSSVTILQFTNDTDIDDVQSDIQNAIDSTDLPDSVSNARFMKFDPSQFPIMQIAISSPNDDINLETKAQDLKQKLSQVDGVASVNYKGLTVDEIKVQLDQSQLKSYQLTQSDVVQSLQANNVSVPGSTVKSGDKQLTTRIISQLHSVADVKDVVVTQAPNGNDVTIKDISQIKVAPTNDNTITRSNQESALLMNVMQQSDANTASVSKAFNKKLDDLMGQDQYDDMESAVLFDQGTFVQQAVSSMIRSLILGAVFAMIVLFFFLRNFKTPLIIGVSIPFSVIVTFVLVYFSGFTLNIMTLGGLALGIGMLVDNSIVVIENIYRHINMGKDGKVAAFEGTKEVGVAIIASTLTTVAVFVPVFFITGIIGDLFKEFSLTIAFSLLASLFVALTVVPMIASRILKPSEKNIEEKRRNSGLVKSIGNAAAWALNHRITVLLITILLLAGGIFGLTRTGTQFLPQQDQGFFTINLEMENGTALDTTDKVVQNVEDVLDDQPAVKDYFSLVGSSQSQGPGGEGTPSQAQIYISMADQDNRDMATSGFIEEIRNDVEDAAVKAKKVELNQQNGMGSEANVLTFNVRDDNIQRLDKAVQDISKTVKDIDDVVEVTNNESETVQELQIQVDNEAARDHGFTPGQIAQVVNSVTRGTDATQLTTKDSQVLDVNVSYNNETTESKQALKDLMIKAPTGQYVALNEVTSMKTGDSPVAINRKGQQRAVEFTVEFSNDTTLGEVKSAIQKDIKDLDLDDEVDVSYTGDFEMLQNAIQKLGLAFGLAVILVYFVMAAQFESFKYPFVIMLTVPLVFIGVALGLTMTQTPISATALIGLVVLAGIVVNNAIVLVDYINQLKASGERSYDAIIEAVKVRTRPILMTAITTILGLVPIAIGIGQGTEIQQPMGITVIGGMISATFLTLLVVPVVYSYFDKETRRMHKYYVTPDGMPIPAYLVDERRKQDQLPDGPKSSIEGEISESDTSTSEADEDDQERHDQQLTQRGRSDDDMIHMLENLLKMAKDNQHHKKDDDDSQQ from the coding sequence TTGAAAATCAGTCAATTTTCAATTAAACGTCCGGTATTCACCTTAGTAACGATGTTTATCTTTATTATTCTCGGTATTGTTTCAGTGATCGGTACACCGCTGAAATTAATTCCAAGCATTAATCCGCCTGTCGGTGCTGTCGTTGCCTCGTATCCCAGCGCCGGGCCAACTGAAGTTGTTGAAGAAGTGTCGAAGCCGCTCGAAGATAACCTATCAACGATATCAGGGTTAAAATCGATTTCGTCAACATCGCAGGAAGGATCAAGTGTCACCATTCTGCAATTCACGAATGACACGGACATTGACGATGTTCAGTCCGATATTCAAAATGCGATTGATTCGACCGATCTACCCGATAGCGTTTCAAATGCGCGGTTTATGAAATTTGATCCATCACAGTTTCCGATTATGCAAATCGCTATAAGCTCACCTAATGACGACATTAATCTCGAAACGAAAGCCCAAGATTTGAAACAAAAGTTGTCTCAAGTAGATGGTGTCGCTAGTGTTAATTACAAGGGATTAACCGTCGATGAGATCAAAGTTCAGTTAGATCAGAGCCAACTAAAAAGTTATCAGTTGACCCAATCCGATGTTGTTCAAAGTCTTCAAGCCAACAACGTATCGGTACCGGGTTCGACGGTAAAGTCTGGTGACAAACAATTAACGACGCGTATTATCAGTCAACTGCATTCAGTGGCTGATGTCAAAGACGTTGTCGTCACACAAGCACCGAATGGAAACGATGTCACCATTAAGGACATTAGCCAAATCAAAGTGGCGCCTACCAATGATAATACCATTACAAGAAGCAACCAAGAATCAGCCTTATTAATGAATGTCATGCAGCAATCTGATGCGAATACTGCAAGTGTCTCAAAAGCTTTTAATAAAAAACTTGATGATTTAATGGGTCAAGATCAATATGATGATATGGAATCGGCCGTTTTATTTGACCAAGGGACGTTTGTACAACAAGCGGTTAGTAGTATGATTCGTTCGCTTATTCTTGGTGCTGTGTTCGCAATGATTGTCTTGTTTTTCTTTCTAAGAAACTTCAAAACACCATTGATTATCGGTGTATCGATTCCTTTCTCGGTCATCGTCACGTTTGTATTAGTCTACTTTTCCGGTTTTACGTTAAATATTATGACGCTTGGTGGTTTGGCTTTAGGGATAGGAATGCTTGTGGATAATTCCATCGTTGTCATCGAGAATATCTACCGGCATATTAATATGGGCAAAGATGGTAAGGTGGCGGCCTTTGAGGGAACAAAAGAAGTCGGTGTTGCGATTATAGCCTCGACCTTGACCACAGTAGCAGTCTTTGTACCGGTATTCTTTATCACGGGCATCATTGGGGATTTGTTTAAAGAATTTTCTTTAACGATCGCTTTCAGTCTATTGGCGTCTTTGTTTGTAGCTTTAACAGTTGTTCCGATGATCGCAAGCCGGATTTTAAAACCTTCTGAGAAAAACATTGAGGAAAAACGTCGAAACAGCGGTCTTGTTAAATCCATAGGGAATGCAGCGGCGTGGGCACTTAACCACCGGATCACTGTGTTACTCATTACGATTTTGTTACTGGCAGGCGGTATTTTTGGATTAACAAGAACCGGGACACAATTCCTACCTCAGCAGGATCAAGGTTTTTTTACGATCAATTTAGAAATGGAAAATGGAACGGCTTTAGATACTACGGATAAGGTCGTTCAAAATGTTGAAGATGTTCTTGATGACCAGCCGGCAGTTAAAGATTACTTCAGTCTTGTAGGTTCATCACAGAGCCAAGGACCTGGTGGTGAAGGAACACCGAGTCAAGCCCAAATTTACATCAGTATGGCTGATCAAGACAATCGGGATATGGCAACGTCCGGATTTATTGAAGAAATCAGAAATGATGTTGAAGATGCCGCCGTGAAAGCAAAGAAAGTTGAGCTTAATCAACAGAACGGTATGGGCTCTGAAGCCAATGTTTTAACGTTTAATGTTCGTGATGATAATATCCAGCGTTTAGATAAAGCAGTCCAAGATATTAGTAAAACAGTGAAAGACATTGATGATGTGGTTGAAGTGACGAATAATGAGTCTGAAACGGTCCAAGAGTTACAAATCCAAGTGGATAACGAGGCTGCTCGTGATCATGGTTTTACTCCAGGGCAGATCGCTCAAGTCGTTAATAGTGTGACGCGAGGTACAGATGCGACCCAACTAACGACAAAAGATAGTCAAGTGTTGGATGTTAATGTGAGTTACAACAATGAAACGACAGAATCAAAACAAGCTTTAAAAGATTTAATGATCAAAGCGCCAACAGGACAATACGTTGCTTTAAATGAAGTGACATCAATGAAAACAGGTGATTCGCCCGTTGCTATTAACCGGAAAGGTCAACAGAGAGCTGTTGAATTTACCGTCGAGTTTTCAAATGATACAACGTTGGGTGAAGTGAAATCAGCCATTCAAAAAGATATTAAAGATTTAGATCTCGATGATGAGGTGGATGTTTCATACACGGGAGATTTTGAAATGCTTCAGAACGCGATTCAAAAGCTCGGGTTGGCATTCGGTTTAGCCGTGATTTTAGTCTATTTCGTTATGGCAGCTCAATTTGAATCGTTCAAATATCCCTTTGTGATTATGCTGACGGTTCCATTAGTCTTTATTGGTGTTGCTTTGGGGTTAACGATGACTCAGACACCGATTAGTGCTACTGCGCTCATAGGCTTAGTTGTTCTGGCGGGTATCGTCGTCAATAACGCAATTGTGTTGGTTGATTATATCAATCAATTGAAAGCAAGCGGTGAACGATCCTACGACGCCATTATTGAAGCCGTTAAAGTCAGAACCCGTCCGATTTTAATGACCGCTATTACAACAATTCTAGGGTTGGTTCCAATCGCTATAGGTATTGGGCAAGGCACGGAAATCCAACAGCCAATGGGAATAACCGTGATTGGCGGTATGATTAGTGCGACTTTCCTTACTTTGCTTGTCGTTCCAGTCGTCTACAGTTATTTTGATAAAGAGACACGACGTATGCACAAATATTATGTGACGCCTGATGGCATGCCGATTCCCGCTTATTTGGTGGATGAACGTCGTAAACAAGATCAGCTGCCAGATGGACCGAAATCTTCGATTGAAGGGGAAATATCCGAAAGTGATACGTCAACATCTGAAGCAGATGAAGATGACCAGGAGAGACATGATCAACAATTAACCCAACGCGGGCGCAGTGATGATGATATGATTCACATGCTGGAAAATTTATTGAAAATGGCTAAAGACAATCAACATCATAAGAAAGATGATGATGACTCACAGCAGTAA
- the coaA gene encoding type I pantothenate kinase produces MNQTQDVSPYMSFTRDEWSQLAKNHAIPLQKKEIKALEGLNVEITPDEVQNIYMPLAQLLNIYVTASKTLHQHTNDFLKKSTEKVPFIIGIAGSVAVGKSTTSRLIKALLERMDERPKVDIITTDGFLYPNAVLERKGIMNRKGFPESFNVKKLIEVLDQLKSGADDVSVPIYSHHQYDVLQNDANVIHKPDIIILEGINVLQLPQNKGGNLPYTFVSDFFDFSIYIDAAEEDIKEWYLHRFSLLRASAFQDPDAYFHAYAALTESEALSQATQIWNEINKKNLRLNILPSRERADLILRKSVNHNVSDIHLRKT; encoded by the coding sequence TTGAATCAAACACAAGATGTATCACCGTATATGTCGTTTACACGAGATGAGTGGTCTCAACTAGCTAAAAATCATGCGATTCCGTTGCAAAAGAAAGAGATCAAGGCTTTGGAAGGCCTTAACGTCGAAATCACACCTGACGAGGTTCAGAACATTTATATGCCGCTTGCGCAGCTCTTAAATATTTATGTTACGGCATCTAAAACTTTACACCAGCATACAAACGACTTTTTAAAGAAAAGCACCGAGAAGGTTCCTTTTATTATCGGTATTGCTGGCAGTGTTGCGGTGGGAAAAAGCACGACTTCGAGGCTTATTAAAGCGCTTTTAGAGCGAATGGATGAACGTCCCAAAGTTGACATCATCACAACAGACGGATTTTTGTATCCTAATGCTGTTCTAGAGAGAAAAGGCATCATGAATCGAAAGGGCTTTCCTGAAAGTTTTAATGTCAAAAAACTGATTGAAGTGCTTGATCAACTGAAATCAGGGGCCGACGATGTTTCCGTCCCTATTTATTCCCATCATCAGTATGATGTGCTGCAGAATGATGCCAATGTCATTCATAAGCCTGATATTATTATTCTAGAAGGCATTAATGTCCTACAATTGCCTCAGAATAAGGGAGGTAATCTGCCGTACACCTTTGTATCAGACTTTTTCGATTTCTCTATTTATATTGATGCGGCAGAAGAAGATATAAAAGAATGGTATCTTCATCGATTCTCGCTTTTAAGAGCCTCAGCGTTTCAAGATCCTGACGCTTATTTTCATGCTTATGCTGCCCTTACTGAATCTGAAGCTCTTAGTCAGGCGACACAAATATGGAATGAGATCAATAAGAAAAATCTCAGATTGAATATTTTACCCTCAAGGGAACGCGCGGATTTAATATTGAGAAAATCGGTTAACCATAATGTGTCTGACATCCACTTAAGGAAAACTTAA